Proteins encoded within one genomic window of Corallococcus macrosporus:
- a CDS encoding class I SAM-dependent rRNA methyltransferase: MPSLPTARVSLKGAKTLRRGTPWVYRTELTEAPSTDTPGAVVAVVDPQGNPIGQALYARRSPLALRLLTRKGPNEEKVDDAFFIRRLEAALARRAVLPGRDGLRLVHGEADLLPGFFVDRYGQGLTVQTLSEGMDARKEMLARALVEKTGASHVVCRDDASGRDFESLPREVRLLHGEGAARFTYHEGDNRFDVDLLGDMKTGAFLDQVDNHLRAGELGRGDALDCFSYHGGFALALAKHCTSVLAVEQDAKAASRIQSNAEANGRANVKVENGNAFDVLRRFDQEGRRFDTIVLDPPGLAKRREGLATALRAYHELNLRALRCLKPDGLLVTCSCSGKLDRQGFESMVLDAAADAKRPVQILERRGAGLDHPVLAGLAETEYLKALYVRAL; encoded by the coding sequence ATGCCTTCCCTTCCCACCGCCCGGGTCAGCCTCAAGGGCGCCAAGACGCTGCGTCGCGGCACCCCCTGGGTCTACCGCACGGAGCTCACCGAAGCCCCCTCCACCGACACGCCGGGCGCGGTGGTGGCGGTGGTGGATCCGCAGGGCAACCCCATCGGCCAGGCCCTCTACGCCCGCCGCTCCCCGCTCGCCCTGCGGCTGCTCACGCGCAAGGGCCCGAACGAGGAGAAGGTGGATGACGCCTTCTTCATCCGCCGCCTGGAGGCCGCGCTCGCCCGCCGCGCGGTGCTGCCCGGCCGCGACGGCCTGCGCCTGGTGCACGGCGAGGCGGACCTCCTGCCCGGCTTCTTCGTGGACCGCTATGGCCAGGGCCTCACCGTGCAGACGCTGTCGGAGGGCATGGACGCGCGCAAGGAGATGCTCGCGCGGGCGCTGGTGGAGAAGACGGGCGCAAGCCACGTGGTGTGCCGCGACGACGCCTCCGGCCGCGACTTCGAGAGCCTGCCCCGCGAGGTGCGCCTGCTGCACGGCGAAGGCGCCGCGCGCTTCACCTACCACGAGGGCGACAACCGCTTCGACGTGGACCTCCTGGGTGACATGAAGACGGGCGCGTTCCTGGACCAGGTGGACAACCACCTGCGCGCGGGCGAGCTGGGCCGCGGCGACGCGCTGGACTGCTTCAGCTATCACGGCGGCTTCGCGCTCGCGCTCGCGAAGCACTGCACGTCGGTGCTCGCGGTGGAGCAGGACGCGAAGGCCGCCTCCCGCATCCAGTCCAACGCGGAGGCCAACGGCCGCGCCAACGTGAAGGTGGAGAACGGCAACGCGTTCGACGTGCTGCGCCGCTTCGACCAGGAGGGCCGCCGCTTCGACACCATCGTCCTGGACCCGCCGGGGCTGGCCAAGCGCCGCGAGGGCCTGGCCACCGCGCTGCGCGCCTACCACGAGCTCAACCTGCGCGCCCTGCGCTGCCTCAAGCCGGACGGCCTGCTGGTGACGTGCTCGTGCTCGGGGAAGCTGGACCGTCAGGGCTTCGAGTCCATGGTGCTGGACGCCGCCGCGGACGCGAAGCGCCCGGTGCAGATTCTCGAGCGGCGCGGCGCCGGCCTGGACCACCCGGTGCTCGCGGGCCTCGCGGAGACGGAGTACCTCAAGGCCCTCTACGTGCGCGCCCTCTGA
- a CDS encoding caib/baif family protein, with product MKDKGSRPQTTQELLEQEKAARLGVSSLGKREFMEQFQKLSKSYAVDPGNPGSYACEGCQRCANCMFCKDCDSCHQCTHCTRCELCTNCSHCVECKNCHACAYCVQSENCSSSAYVVMSKNLQDCNYCFGCVGLSKKDFHILNVGFSRTEYFKVVGRLRKELGIP from the coding sequence GTGAAGGACAAGGGGTCGCGGCCCCAGACGACCCAGGAGTTGCTGGAGCAGGAGAAGGCGGCCCGCCTGGGCGTGTCGTCCCTGGGCAAGCGCGAGTTCATGGAGCAGTTCCAGAAGCTCTCCAAGAGCTACGCGGTGGACCCGGGCAACCCCGGCTCCTACGCGTGCGAGGGCTGTCAGCGCTGCGCCAACTGCATGTTCTGCAAGGACTGCGACAGCTGCCACCAGTGCACGCACTGCACGCGGTGCGAGCTGTGCACCAACTGCTCGCACTGCGTGGAGTGCAAGAACTGCCACGCGTGCGCCTACTGCGTGCAGAGCGAGAACTGCTCCAGCAGCGCGTACGTGGTGATGAGCAAGAACCTGCAGGACTGCAACTACTGCTTCGGCTGCGTGGGGCTGTCCAAGAAGGACTTCCACATCCTCAACGTGGGCTTCAGCCGCACCGAGTACTTCAAGGTCGTCGGGCGGCTGCGCAAGGAGCTGGGCATCCCGTAG
- a CDS encoding ATP-dependent helicase, which produces MDLSKLNPPQREAVETLQGPLLVLAGAGSGKTRVITHRIVHLLNERPNHIMARNILAVTFTNKAATEMKERLIHMAGPRAQGVLVCTFHAFGAEMLREDIHRLGWPKKFAIADMGDQLSIIRRAMREKRIDDRAFDARKVLTLISKAKNSGEAPQPKPEGMGDDYDLITSMVFADYQLALKAQGSVDFDDLLVLPARLLREHPDLHRKYTARFQYLLVDEFQDTNHAQLDLLKLLAGTARNVCAVGDDDQCIYSWRGAEVRNILDFDKHFPGGKEVRLEQNYRSMQRVLDAANAVIAKNPERKDKRMWTDRKGGPLVKVVACPNDEEEARFIAHEIQKHISLGIPADDIAVLYRTNGQAHPVEEMLREKNIPYEVVGGSEFFDRSEVKDVIAYFKVLANKLDEISLMRIVNVPSRGIGDVTMERLHAHSRAEGVTLWTVMRRADTYDDLPAGAGGKVLEFVEMVERYRDAFAQTPRLSEATHKLLEEIGFREATRAKAVSGTAADKKLKGVDGVLASLEKFEKREGPKASLLTYLNRLSLDTRQEEEEVPGQNKRVTLMSLHASKGLEYRLVFFIGMEEDLMPHGGMQGEAQNLEEERRLCYVGITRAKELLYLTRSTVRVKRGKEVPRTPSRFLEDLPPDAFEVVDMDAPRQGPPDEKEKNFFANLKERFKKPTAGGPGPGTPGRAP; this is translated from the coding sequence ATGGACCTTTCGAAGCTCAATCCTCCTCAGCGCGAGGCCGTCGAGACGCTCCAGGGCCCGCTGCTCGTGCTGGCGGGCGCGGGCAGTGGAAAGACGCGGGTCATCACCCACCGCATCGTCCACCTGCTCAACGAGCGGCCGAACCACATCATGGCCCGCAACATCCTGGCCGTGACCTTCACCAACAAGGCCGCCACGGAGATGAAGGAGCGGCTCATCCACATGGCCGGGCCTCGTGCCCAGGGCGTGCTCGTCTGCACCTTCCACGCGTTCGGCGCGGAGATGCTGCGCGAGGACATCCACCGGCTGGGCTGGCCGAAGAAGTTCGCCATCGCGGACATGGGCGACCAGCTCTCCATCATCCGCCGCGCCATGCGCGAGAAGCGCATCGATGACCGCGCCTTCGACGCGCGCAAGGTCCTCACGCTCATCTCCAAGGCGAAGAACTCCGGGGAGGCGCCCCAGCCCAAGCCGGAGGGGATGGGGGACGACTACGACCTCATCACCTCCATGGTCTTCGCGGACTACCAGCTCGCGCTCAAGGCGCAGGGCTCGGTGGACTTCGACGACCTGCTGGTGCTGCCCGCGCGCCTGTTGCGCGAGCACCCGGACCTGCACCGCAAGTACACGGCCCGCTTCCAGTACCTCCTGGTGGACGAGTTCCAGGACACCAACCACGCCCAGCTGGACCTGCTCAAGCTCCTGGCGGGCACGGCCCGGAACGTGTGCGCGGTGGGCGACGACGACCAGTGCATCTACTCCTGGCGCGGCGCGGAGGTGCGCAACATCCTGGACTTCGACAAGCACTTCCCGGGCGGCAAGGAGGTGCGGCTGGAGCAGAACTACCGCTCCATGCAGCGCGTGCTGGACGCGGCCAACGCCGTCATCGCCAAGAACCCGGAGCGCAAGGACAAGCGCATGTGGACCGACCGCAAGGGCGGTCCGCTGGTGAAGGTGGTGGCGTGCCCCAACGACGAGGAGGAGGCGCGCTTCATCGCGCATGAAATCCAGAAGCACATCTCGCTGGGCATCCCCGCGGACGACATCGCGGTGCTCTACCGCACCAACGGCCAGGCCCACCCGGTGGAGGAGATGCTGCGGGAGAAGAACATCCCCTACGAAGTCGTGGGCGGCAGCGAGTTCTTCGACCGCAGCGAGGTGAAGGACGTCATCGCGTACTTCAAGGTCCTGGCGAACAAGCTGGACGAGATCTCCCTCATGCGCATCGTCAACGTGCCCTCGCGCGGCATCGGTGACGTCACCATGGAGCGGCTGCACGCGCACTCGCGCGCGGAGGGCGTGACGCTCTGGACGGTGATGCGCCGCGCGGACACCTACGACGACCTGCCCGCGGGCGCGGGCGGCAAGGTGCTGGAGTTCGTGGAGATGGTGGAGCGCTACCGCGACGCCTTCGCCCAGACGCCCCGCCTGTCGGAGGCCACGCACAAGCTGCTGGAGGAGATCGGCTTCCGCGAGGCCACCCGCGCCAAGGCCGTCTCCGGCACCGCCGCGGACAAGAAGCTCAAGGGCGTGGACGGGGTGCTCGCGTCACTGGAGAAGTTCGAGAAGCGCGAGGGCCCCAAGGCCAGCCTCCTCACGTACTTGAACCGCCTCAGCCTGGACACGCGCCAGGAGGAGGAAGAGGTGCCGGGGCAGAACAAGCGCGTGACGCTCATGTCCCTGCACGCCTCCAAGGGCCTGGAGTACCGGCTCGTCTTCTTCATCGGCATGGAGGAGGACCTGATGCCCCACGGCGGCATGCAGGGCGAGGCGCAGAACCTCGAGGAGGAGCGCCGCCTCTGCTACGTGGGCATCACCCGCGCCAAGGAGCTGCTCTACCTCACGCGCTCCACCGTACGCGTGAAGCGCGGCAAGGAGGTCCCCCGCACGCCCTCGCGCTTCCTGGAGGACCTGCCCCCGGACGCCTTCGAGGTCGTGGACATGGACGCGCCGCGTCAAGGCCCTCCGGATGAGAAGGAGAAGAACTTCTTCGCGAACCTGAAGGAGCGCTTCAAGAAGCCCACCGCCGGGGGACCGGGCCCGGGCACCCCTGGCCGGGCGCCCTAG
- a CDS encoding metallopeptidase family protein, translating to MSRRGLLAVCLLLLASCKRTSPAAADAGTDAGTAAAAVAKDAGTLADASSEDAGPSASVKRLLDEDVAEVHPLAVCDAKGGAPLDAARDYYDAARYEEALSCAAQAAALEPDLAAAHAERGAALAALHREPEAQLAYARALAIDPGDADALLGAAHLYAVQLPSTRERDELGALYAERGLSQPSTPPELVPPLALVAAMAFNDLGQADQALDRATIVLAREPGNHEAKYEKALALFELCRFREAKAAFASLLKDKERAAHAHQHLGLLLEREGQWARADEHFAKAQALEPEDFPPPPLPSPEEFKAQVARALADLPSDMRKDLEGVPVDTEEIPAEDDLLANQPPLSPTILGLFRGPSLQEPCDGSETPCRSVALYRRNLARAVRTPEELREQIRVTLLHEIGHLRGEDDEELAARGLE from the coding sequence ATGTCGCGGCGCGGTCTGCTCGCTGTCTGTCTCCTCCTGCTCGCCTCCTGCAAACGAACCTCTCCGGCTGCCGCCGACGCGGGCACGGATGCGGGCACGGCGGCCGCCGCCGTGGCGAAGGACGCGGGGACGCTCGCGGACGCCTCCTCCGAGGACGCGGGCCCCAGCGCCTCCGTGAAGCGCCTGCTGGACGAGGACGTGGCGGAGGTCCACCCGCTGGCGGTGTGCGACGCGAAGGGAGGCGCCCCCCTGGACGCGGCCCGCGACTACTACGACGCGGCCCGCTACGAGGAAGCGCTCTCCTGCGCCGCGCAGGCCGCCGCGCTGGAGCCGGACCTCGCCGCGGCCCACGCGGAGCGGGGCGCCGCCCTGGCCGCGCTCCACCGCGAGCCGGAGGCGCAGCTCGCCTACGCCCGCGCGCTGGCCATCGACCCCGGGGACGCGGACGCGCTCCTGGGCGCCGCGCACCTGTACGCGGTGCAGCTGCCCTCCACGCGCGAGCGGGACGAGCTGGGCGCGCTCTACGCCGAGCGCGGCCTGTCCCAGCCCTCCACGCCCCCGGAGCTCGTGCCCCCGCTGGCGCTGGTGGCGGCCATGGCCTTCAATGATTTGGGGCAGGCGGACCAGGCGCTGGACCGCGCCACCATCGTGCTCGCCCGCGAGCCGGGCAACCACGAGGCGAAGTACGAGAAGGCCCTGGCCCTCTTCGAGCTGTGCCGCTTCCGCGAGGCGAAAGCGGCCTTCGCGTCGCTCCTGAAGGACAAGGAGCGCGCGGCGCACGCGCACCAGCACCTGGGGCTCCTCTTGGAGCGCGAGGGCCAGTGGGCCAGGGCGGACGAGCACTTCGCGAAGGCCCAGGCGCTGGAGCCCGAGGACTTCCCCCCGCCGCCGCTGCCTTCCCCGGAGGAGTTCAAGGCCCAGGTGGCGCGGGCGCTGGCGGACCTGCCCTCGGACATGCGCAAGGACCTGGAGGGCGTGCCGGTGGACACGGAGGAGATTCCCGCCGAGGACGACCTGCTCGCCAACCAGCCGCCCTTGTCGCCCACCATCCTGGGCCTGTTCCGGGGGCCGTCCCTCCAGGAGCCGTGCGACGGTTCGGAGACGCCCTGCCGCTCGGTGGCCCTCTACCGGCGCAACCTGGCCCGCGCGGTGCGGACGCCCGAGGAGCTGCGCGAACAGATTCGCGTGACACTGCTCCATGAAATCGGGCATCTGCGAGGGGAAGACGACGAGGAACTGGCCGCGCGCGGCCTGGAGTGA
- the rpsI gene encoding 30S ribosomal protein S9, with protein sequence MAINPELGFYATGRRKEATARVWVRPGNGAVVINGRDINEYFGRETSKMVLNQPLEILEQKGKLDVTVNVRGGGLSGQAGAIRHGIARALCAFNPEFRPALKKAGFLTRDARAVERKKYGQPGARRRFQFSKR encoded by the coding sequence ATGGCGATCAATCCTGAACTCGGTTTCTACGCCACGGGCCGCCGCAAGGAGGCCACCGCTCGCGTCTGGGTGCGTCCTGGCAACGGCGCTGTCGTCATCAACGGCCGCGACATCAACGAGTACTTCGGCCGTGAGACGTCGAAGATGGTGCTCAACCAGCCGCTGGAGATCCTGGAGCAGAAGGGCAAGCTCGACGTCACGGTCAACGTGCGCGGCGGCGGCCTCTCCGGCCAGGCCGGTGCCATCCGTCACGGCATCGCGCGCGCGCTGTGCGCCTTCAACCCGGAGTTCCGTCCGGCGCTGAAGAAGGCCGGCTTCCTCACCCGCGATGCCCGCGCGGTCGAGCGCAAGAAGTACGGCCAGCCCGGCGCCCGTCGTCGGTTCCAGTTCTCCAAGCGCTAA
- a CDS encoding Maf family protein produces the protein MSELILASTSSARRALMDGLGVPYRTKAPGVDEHVPAGLPADEAVRMLAVRKARAVQERHPEAWVLGADQLVEVGSDVLGKPRDRDAARAQLQRLLGNTHVIHTAVCLLGPGGHHSETVEDTRLTFFPVPPEELERYLDTGEWEGCAGSYRVEGRGQALLQKLEGDRTNVQGLPMLSVVRLLRQAGFDFFVRP, from the coding sequence ATGAGCGAACTCATCCTGGCATCCACCTCCAGCGCGCGACGGGCCCTGATGGACGGGCTGGGCGTGCCCTACCGCACCAAAGCCCCCGGCGTGGACGAACACGTCCCCGCGGGCCTGCCCGCCGACGAGGCCGTGCGGATGCTCGCCGTGCGCAAGGCCCGCGCGGTGCAGGAGCGCCACCCGGAGGCCTGGGTGCTGGGCGCGGATCAGCTGGTGGAGGTGGGAAGCGACGTGCTGGGCAAGCCCCGGGACCGGGACGCGGCGCGGGCACAGCTCCAGCGCCTGCTGGGGAACACCCACGTCATCCACACCGCCGTGTGCCTGCTGGGGCCGGGTGGCCACCACTCGGAGACGGTGGAGGACACGCGCCTCACGTTCTTCCCCGTCCCGCCGGAGGAACTGGAGCGCTACCTGGACACCGGCGAGTGGGAGGGCTGCGCGGGCAGCTACCGCGTGGAGGGCCGGGGCCAGGCGCTGCTCCAGAAGCTGGAGGGCGACCGCACCAACGTGCAGGGCCTGCCCATGCTGTCCGTGGTGCGGCTCTTGCGGCAGGCGGGCTTCGATTTCTTCGTCCGCCCGTGA
- the rplM gene encoding 50S ribosomal protein L13, whose amino-acid sequence MSQKTYSAKAGDIKRQWHVIDVSDKVLGRAASQIATLLKGKHKPTYTPSIDTGDHVIVINADKVKVTGTKETDKQYYRHPYAGFPGALKITNLAKLRQRHPEDIILNAVRRMLPRNALGRQMMTKLKVYAGDTHPHTAQKPVAFKVEA is encoded by the coding sequence ATGTCGCAGAAGACCTACAGCGCCAAGGCTGGGGACATCAAGCGCCAGTGGCACGTCATCGACGTGTCCGACAAGGTGCTTGGTCGCGCCGCCAGTCAGATCGCCACCCTCCTGAAGGGCAAGCACAAGCCCACGTACACCCCGTCCATCGACACGGGTGACCACGTCATCGTCATCAACGCCGACAAGGTGAAGGTGACGGGCACGAAGGAGACGGACAAGCAGTACTACCGTCACCCGTACGCCGGTTTCCCGGGCGCCCTGAAGATCACCAACCTCGCGAAGCTGCGCCAGCGTCACCCCGAGGACATCATCCTCAACGCCGTGCGCCGCATGCTGCCCCGCAATGCCCTGGGCCGTCAGATGATGACGAAGCTCAAGGTCTATGCTGGTGACACCCATCCGCACACCGCCCAGAAGCCGGTGGCGTTCAAGGTCGAGGCGTAA
- a CDS encoding type IV pilus twitching motility protein PilT: MELNEILQIALRGGASDIHLKAGLPPMFRVDGSLVPLKDGRRLPPEEVARMAFGIMNEFQKEKFKVSNEVDLAYGVPGLGRFRVNVFQQRGTVGAVLRVIPFKVMTMKDLLLPTVLEKVCGEERGLVLVTGTTGSGKSTTLAAMIDYINSNETNHIMTIEDPIEFLIRDKRSIVNQREVGVDTMSFSQALKSALRQDPDVILVGEMRDHETIETALHAAETGHLVMSTLHTLDATETINRIVSAFPPHQQKQVRLQLSSVLRGVVSQRLVPRADGKGRVAAVEVLRVTARVRELIEDKDRTKEIHDAISQGTDSYGMQTFDQSLMSLVRNGLVTYDEAHRQASNPDDFALRFSGISGTSDSKWDNFDAKAGEERPIPGSASFAQKGAPAAAAPAAPTPAPVPQAPRPGAPMAARPMTPPPGVAAPRPATPPPGVVQGRPLPPQVAARPPTPAPVAAPAPAAGGDDDFQIERF; encoded by the coding sequence ATGGAACTCAACGAAATCCTGCAGATCGCCCTGCGCGGCGGAGCCTCCGACATCCACCTGAAGGCGGGACTGCCGCCCATGTTCCGCGTGGACGGTTCGCTGGTGCCGCTCAAGGACGGCCGCCGCCTGCCCCCGGAAGAGGTGGCGCGCATGGCGTTCGGCATCATGAACGAGTTCCAGAAGGAGAAGTTCAAGGTCAGCAACGAAGTGGACCTGGCCTACGGCGTGCCGGGCCTGGGCCGCTTCCGCGTGAACGTCTTCCAGCAGCGCGGCACGGTGGGCGCGGTGCTGCGCGTCATCCCCTTCAAGGTGATGACGATGAAGGACCTGCTGCTCCCCACGGTGCTGGAGAAGGTGTGCGGTGAGGAGCGCGGCCTGGTGCTGGTGACGGGCACCACGGGCTCCGGCAAGTCCACCACGTTGGCGGCGATGATCGACTACATCAACTCCAACGAAACCAACCACATCATGACCATCGAGGACCCCATCGAGTTCCTCATCCGCGACAAGCGCTCCATCGTGAACCAGCGCGAAGTGGGTGTGGACACGATGAGCTTCTCGCAGGCCCTCAAGTCCGCGCTGCGCCAGGACCCGGACGTCATCCTGGTGGGCGAAATGCGCGACCACGAGACCATTGAAACGGCGCTCCACGCCGCGGAGACGGGCCACCTGGTGATGTCCACGCTGCACACGCTGGACGCCACGGAGACCATCAACCGCATCGTGTCCGCGTTCCCCCCGCACCAGCAGAAGCAGGTGCGCCTGCAGCTCTCCAGCGTGCTCCGCGGCGTCGTGAGTCAGCGTCTGGTGCCGCGCGCGGACGGCAAGGGCCGCGTGGCCGCGGTGGAGGTGCTGCGCGTCACCGCGCGCGTGCGTGAGCTGATTGAGGACAAGGACCGCACGAAGGAGATCCACGACGCCATCTCGCAGGGCACGGACTCCTACGGGATGCAGACCTTCGACCAGTCGCTGATGAGCCTGGTGCGCAACGGCCTGGTCACCTACGACGAGGCCCACCGCCAGGCCAGCAACCCGGACGACTTCGCGCTGCGCTTCTCCGGCATCAGCGGCACGTCCGACTCGAAGTGGGACAACTTCGACGCCAAGGCCGGCGAGGAGCGGCCCATCCCGGGCTCGGCGTCCTTCGCGCAGAAGGGCGCGCCCGCCGCGGCGGCCCCCGCGGCGCCCACGCCCGCGCCGGTGCCCCAGGCCCCGCGTCCCGGCGCGCCCATGGCGGCCCGTCCGATGACGCCTCCGCCCGGTGTCGCGGCGCCGCGTCCCGCCACGCCTCCGCCCGGCGTCGTCCAGGGCCGGCCGCTGCCGCCGCAGGTGGCGGCCCGTCCGCCCACGCCCGCGCCGGTGGCCGCGCCCGCTCCGGCGGCCGGCGGCGACGACGACTTCCAGATCGAACGCTTCTAG